A section of the Streptomyces sp. V3I8 genome encodes:
- a CDS encoding uracil-xanthine permease family protein: MDLGVRWKLHGDGRTPAPGAVVRPDERLSWPRTAGLGAQHVVAMFGASFVAPVLMGLDPNLAIMMSGVATVIFLLATRGRVPSYLGCSLSFVGVAAVIRAQGGSSATVTGAVFVVGAALFLVGLAVRRFGARIIHAAMPPIVTGAVVMLIGFNLAPVTAATYWPQDQWTALLVMLFTGLAVVCLRGFWSRIAIFLGLVFGYGVSWLFDLVFGRIHSADASGKVTDHWRLDLSGVGSADWIGLPAFHGPSFEWSAILVALPVVIALVAENAGHVKAVGEMTGDSLDDKLGTAISADGVGSMLSTAVGGPPNTTYSENIGVMAATRVYSTAAYWAAAGFALLFGLCPKFGAVVAAIPGGVLGGITVILYGMIGLLGAQIWLNAGVDLRNPLNLVPAAAGIIIGVGDVTMKFTDTFSLSGIALGTLVVITGYHALRALAPAHLRSQEPLLDEGTSSYGSGAGSDSGGPGPESGQRARS; the protein is encoded by the coding sequence ATGGACCTCGGCGTGCGCTGGAAACTGCACGGTGACGGGCGCACGCCCGCGCCCGGAGCGGTGGTCCGCCCCGACGAACGGCTCTCGTGGCCCCGTACGGCCGGACTCGGCGCCCAGCACGTGGTCGCCATGTTCGGGGCGTCCTTCGTCGCTCCGGTCCTGATGGGTCTGGACCCGAACCTCGCGATCATGATGTCGGGCGTCGCGACGGTGATCTTCCTGCTCGCGACGCGCGGCCGGGTGCCCAGCTACCTGGGCTGTTCGCTCTCCTTCGTGGGCGTCGCCGCGGTGATCCGCGCGCAGGGCGGCTCCAGCGCGACCGTGACGGGCGCCGTGTTCGTCGTGGGCGCCGCGCTGTTCCTGGTCGGCCTCGCGGTGCGGCGGTTCGGTGCGCGGATCATCCACGCCGCGATGCCGCCGATCGTCACGGGCGCGGTCGTCATGCTGATCGGCTTCAACCTGGCGCCGGTCACCGCCGCCACGTACTGGCCGCAGGACCAGTGGACGGCGCTGCTCGTGATGCTGTTCACCGGTCTGGCGGTGGTCTGCCTGCGCGGTTTCTGGTCCCGGATCGCGATCTTCCTCGGCCTGGTCTTCGGGTACGGCGTCTCGTGGCTCTTCGACCTGGTCTTCGGCCGGATCCACTCGGCCGACGCGAGCGGCAAGGTCACCGACCACTGGCGGCTCGACCTCTCCGGCGTCGGCTCGGCGGACTGGATCGGACTGCCGGCCTTCCACGGCCCGTCCTTCGAGTGGTCGGCGATCCTCGTGGCCCTGCCCGTCGTGATCGCGCTGGTCGCCGAGAACGCGGGCCATGTGAAGGCCGTCGGCGAGATGACCGGCGACTCGCTGGACGACAAGCTGGGCACCGCGATCTCGGCGGACGGGGTCGGCTCGATGCTCTCCACCGCCGTGGGCGGCCCGCCCAACACCACGTACTCCGAGAACATCGGCGTCATGGCCGCGACCCGCGTCTACTCCACGGCCGCCTACTGGGCCGCCGCCGGCTTCGCGCTGCTCTTCGGTCTCTGCCCGAAGTTCGGCGCGGTCGTGGCCGCGATCCCGGGCGGCGTGCTCGGCGGGATCACCGTCATCCTGTACGGCATGATCGGTCTGCTCGGCGCGCAGATCTGGCTCAACGCCGGGGTGGACCTGCGCAATCCGCTGAACCTGGTGCCGGCCGCGGCGGGCATCATCATCGGCGTCGGCGACGTCACGATGAAGTTCACCGACACCTTCTCGCTGAGCGGTATCGCGCTCGGCACGCTCGTCGTCATCACCGGCTACCACGCGCTGCGGGCGCTGGCCCCGGCGCACCTCAGGTCCCAGGAGCCGCTGCTCGACGAGGGCACGTCCTCGTACGGCTCCGGGGCCGGCTCCGACAGCGGCGGCCCGGGTCCGGAGTCCGGTCAGCGGGCCAGGTCGTAG
- a CDS encoding MFS transporter, with amino-acid sequence MSAVVYDRGEVRRSRYAVAAVFAVHGAVTGSFATRVPWIQDHASVSAGQLGLALAFPAIGASVAMPLAGRVSHRFGARAALRGLMALWTLALVLPALAPNLPTLCLALFVYGATAGMADVAMNALGVEVENRLDKSIMSGLHGMWSAGALVGSAAGTLAAHLGTDARVHHALAAATLTLLGLVACRGVLDLRATEGEEPPPRFALPPKSALLIGAIGFCAVFAEGASLDWSAVYLRDVIGSSAGLAAACTTGFTLTMALARFAGDAVVDRFGPVRTVRVSGLLATVGALLVVLAQNAVVAMTGFALLGLGIAVVVPLCFAAAGRSGPNPAQAIAGVATITYTSGLVAPSAIGTVADATSLVTSFVLVTVLAFGLAAFAGVLRASGRTTGAATAATGREVTDAKVPDSRP; translated from the coding sequence GGTCTACGACCGGGGCGAGGTCAGACGCTCCCGCTACGCCGTGGCGGCGGTGTTCGCCGTGCACGGGGCCGTCACCGGCTCGTTCGCGACGCGCGTGCCGTGGATCCAGGACCATGCCTCGGTGAGCGCCGGCCAGCTCGGTCTGGCGCTCGCCTTCCCCGCGATCGGCGCTTCCGTGGCGATGCCGCTCGCCGGCCGTGTCAGTCACCGCTTCGGCGCCCGCGCGGCCCTGCGCGGACTCATGGCGCTGTGGACCCTGGCCCTGGTCCTCCCGGCGCTCGCGCCGAACCTGCCCACCCTGTGCCTGGCCCTCTTCGTGTACGGCGCGACGGCGGGCATGGCCGACGTGGCGATGAACGCCCTGGGCGTCGAGGTCGAGAACCGGCTGGACAAGTCGATCATGTCGGGGCTGCACGGCATGTGGAGCGCCGGCGCCCTGGTCGGTTCGGCCGCCGGCACGCTGGCCGCGCACCTGGGCACGGACGCCCGGGTGCACCATGCGCTCGCCGCGGCCACGCTCACGCTGCTCGGCCTCGTCGCCTGCCGGGGCGTACTGGACCTGCGCGCCACCGAGGGCGAGGAACCGCCCCCGCGTTTCGCGCTGCCGCCGAAGTCCGCGCTGCTCATCGGCGCGATCGGCTTCTGCGCGGTGTTCGCGGAGGGGGCGAGCCTGGACTGGTCGGCCGTCTATCTGCGGGACGTCATCGGCAGCTCGGCGGGGCTCGCGGCCGCGTGCACGACCGGCTTCACCCTCACCATGGCACTCGCGCGGTTCGCCGGTGACGCGGTGGTGGACCGGTTCGGCCCGGTGCGTACCGTGCGGGTCAGCGGCCTCCTGGCCACCGTCGGCGCGCTGCTCGTGGTGCTGGCGCAGAACGCCGTCGTGGCCATGACCGGCTTCGCGCTGCTGGGCCTGGGCATCGCGGTCGTCGTACCGCTCTGCTTCGCCGCGGCGGGCCGCAGCGGCCCCAACCCGGCCCAGGCCATCGCGGGCGTCGCCACCATCACCTACACCTCGGGCCTGGTCGCGCCGTCCGCGATCGGAACCGTCGCGGACGCGACGAGCCTGGTGACGTCGTTCGTCCTGGTGACCGTGCTGGCCTTCGGACTCGCCGCCTTCGCGGGCGTCCTGCGCGCCAGCGGCCGCACCACGGGGGCCGCGACCGCCGCCACGGGCCGCGAGGTGACGGACGCGAAGGTTCCGGATTCGCGGCCCTGA